A region from the Lemur catta isolate mLemCat1 chromosome 7, mLemCat1.pri, whole genome shotgun sequence genome encodes:
- the MRPL23 gene encoding 39S ribosomal protein L23, mitochondrial — protein MARNVLYPLYQLGGPQLRVFRTNFFIQLVRPGTAQPEDTVQFRIPMEMTRVDLKNYLESIYNVPVAAVRTRVQHGCSRKRDHRNVRIKKPDYKVAYVQLAHGQTFTFPDLFPEKEQSPEAGSLDEAQSKFMADERQRQSSDPRRGGVPDWFGL, from the exons GTACCCTCTGTACCAGCTGGGCGGCCCACAGCTGCGGGTGTTCCGAACCAACTTCTTCATTCAGCTGGTGCGGCCTGGCACGGCCCAGCCCGAAGACACCGTGCAGTTCCGGATCCCCATGGA GATGACCAGGGTGGACCTCAAGAACTATCTCGAGAGCATTTACAACGTGCCTGTGGCTGCCGTGCGGACGCGTGTGCAGCACG GCTGTAGCAGGAAAAGGGATCACAGAAATGTCAGGATAAAGAAGCCAGATTACAAGGTCGCCTACGTGCAGCTG GCCCACGGACAGACCTTCACGTTCCCAGACCTGTTTCCTGAGAAAGAGCAGAGCCCTGAGGCTGGCTCCCTTGACGAAGCCCAGAGCAAGTTCATGGCGGACGAGCGGCAGAGGCAGAGCAGCGACCCCCGGCGTGGTGGCGTCCCCGACTGGTTCGGCCTGTGA